In the Leptospira limi genome, one interval contains:
- a CDS encoding tetratricopeptide repeat protein, with product MKKFFFFSLFGFLFLFFAMASEAIVSVKLQELRFGILRDQLMNYELSSQTLRERLKQMFLSKDDYMTEVKVNILESGIMNSETEGLDLKVSWKDKFGLYVINSVRFLNLKSPLELEEQQKTIIRLQFAFYMERTRKYPIASKKYQELEESITSTLSDEMAFALLHHGYCLVMMGDRDKAFVKLNKAIDLFPGSHYAENAALLISFLEDGQKKKEELKSKKKSPEELAYSLFQSGDYEETLRTLESLPSLTNDQSYIKARSMEELGKTSNAVKEYIQLVKQKENKEVAIRANRRLLLIGNFYQENKSLVAFSKEEATKLGDTKAAENIEEGKSLVLKPVIIEKILKTENSSNLSKEETTELNQIKDEIKLSLEDSKQETKRLALVVSEEKLPLVPETSPTTEKKAEDPPKNLSQNKDANVPLKLKVKLRDGREVVCDEVLIEGNLASLKLGSFGLNLPYDLIVSVQSSQPKKGKIKIGTNNGIAGESSKWIQNQSGDWVLSKDAENPVTKADVRYFRL from the coding sequence ATGAAAAAGTTTTTCTTTTTTTCTTTATTTGGATTTTTATTCTTATTTTTTGCGATGGCATCAGAAGCCATTGTTAGTGTTAAATTACAAGAATTAAGATTTGGAATCTTAAGAGACCAATTGATGAATTATGAACTTTCATCGCAAACTCTGCGTGAACGTTTAAAACAAATGTTTTTATCAAAAGATGACTATATGACGGAAGTCAAAGTGAATATCCTTGAATCTGGGATCATGAACTCAGAAACGGAAGGATTAGATCTTAAGGTGAGCTGGAAAGATAAATTTGGATTGTATGTCATCAATTCAGTTCGTTTTCTCAATTTAAAATCCCCTCTCGAACTAGAAGAACAACAAAAAACTATCATACGATTGCAGTTTGCTTTTTATATGGAGAGAACGAGGAAATATCCAATTGCTTCTAAAAAATACCAAGAACTAGAAGAGTCTATTACCTCTACTTTATCAGATGAGATGGCTTTTGCATTATTACACCATGGTTATTGTTTAGTGATGATGGGAGACCGTGATAAAGCGTTTGTAAAACTCAATAAAGCAATTGATTTATTTCCTGGATCACATTACGCAGAAAACGCAGCACTTCTTATCAGTTTTCTAGAAGACGGACAAAAGAAAAAGGAAGAACTAAAATCTAAAAAGAAATCGCCAGAAGAATTGGCATATTCGCTTTTCCAAAGTGGAGATTATGAAGAAACACTTAGAACATTAGAAAGTTTACCTTCTCTCACCAATGACCAGTCTTACATTAAAGCACGTTCCATGGAAGAACTGGGAAAAACTTCCAATGCAGTAAAAGAATACATCCAATTGGTGAAACAAAAGGAAAATAAAGAAGTGGCTATTCGTGCCAATCGAAGGTTACTCCTGATTGGAAATTTTTACCAAGAGAACAAATCATTAGTTGCCTTTTCTAAAGAAGAAGCAACCAAATTGGGTGATACCAAAGCTGCCGAGAATATTGAAGAAGGAAAAAGTTTAGTTCTTAAACCAGTCATCATTGAAAAAATCCTAAAAACAGAAAATTCATCCAATTTGTCAAAAGAGGAAACAACTGAACTCAATCAAATCAAAGACGAAATCAAACTTTCGTTAGAGGATTCCAAACAAGAAACTAAAAGATTAGCATTAGTTGTTTCAGAGGAAAAACTACCACTCGTTCCAGAAACGAGTCCTACAACGGAAAAAAAAGCGGAAGATCCACCAAAGAATCTTTCTCAAAATAAAGACGCAAATGTCCCTCTCAAATTAAAAGTGAAGTTAAGAGATGGTAGGGAAGTTGTCTGTGATGAAGTCCTCATTGAAGGGAACTTAGCAAGTCTGAAATTAGGAAGTTTTGGTTTGAATTTGCCCTATGATTTGATTGTGTCTGTCCAATCAAGCCAACCCAAAAAAGGGAAAATCAAAATTGGAACTAACAATGGAATTGCAGGTGAGTCCTCAAAATGGATCCAGAATCAAAGTGGAGATTGGGTATTGTCTAAGGATGCTGAAAATCCTGTTACTAAAGCCGATGTTAGGTACTTTCGGCTCTAG
- a CDS encoding STAS domain-containing protein, with translation MNFTTKQVKNHTVVTLEGSLDIYSAPALKKELHKIIDDGAESVAIDMINIKLLDSSGIALLANLQKKLKSEEGQFFLLNVSQDVMVILKLSSLDKFFTILGGEAELP, from the coding sequence ATGAATTTCACAACAAAACAAGTTAAAAATCATACAGTTGTTACTCTAGAGGGTTCCCTCGACATTTATTCTGCACCAGCGCTCAAAAAAGAGCTCCATAAGATCATTGATGATGGAGCAGAATCGGTAGCAATTGACATGATTAATATCAAATTATTAGATTCCTCTGGGATTGCTCTCCTTGCCAATTTACAAAAGAAACTCAAATCTGAAGAAGGGCAATTTTTCCTTCTCAATGTGAGCCAAGATGTGATGGTGATTTTAAAATTATCCAGTTTGGACAAATTTTTTACAATTTTAGGGGGGGAAGCGGAACTACCGTAA